A portion of the Lathamus discolor isolate bLatDis1 chromosome 5, bLatDis1.hap1, whole genome shotgun sequence genome contains these proteins:
- the HTR1E gene encoding 5-hydroxytryptamine receptor 1E, with the protein MNFTNCTTEANVAAKPKTVTEKMLVTLTLATITTLTMLLNSAVIAAISTTKKLHQPANYLICSLAVTDLLVAVLVMPLSITYIMIDKWTLGYFICEIWLSVDMTCCTCSILHLCVIALDRYWAITDAIEYARKRTAKRAGLMIVTVWTISIFISMPPLFWRNHHSVSIPSECRIKHDHVIYTIYSTFGAFYIPLTLILILYYRIYHAAKSLYQKRGSSRHLSNRSTDSQNSFASCKLTQTFCVSDFSTSDPTTEFDKINASVRIPPFENDLDLAGDRQQISTTRERKAARILGLILGAFILSWLPFFIKELLVGLHICTVSPEVADFLTWLGYVNSLINPLLYTSFNEDFKLAFRKLIRCREHT; encoded by the coding sequence ATGAATTTCACAAATTGCACCACTGAAGCCAATGTGGCTGCGAAGCCAAAAACAGTCACTGAAAAGATGCTTGTTACCCTGACCTTGGCCACAATCACAACCTTGACTATGCTGCTGAATTCTGCTGTAATTGCGGCAATCTCCACAACCAAGAAGCTTCACCAGCCGGCAAATTATTTAATATGCTCACTAGCTGTGACTGATCTCCTCGTTGCTGTTCTTGTCATGCCCTTGAGCATCACTTACATAATGATAGATAAATGGACTTTGGGATACTTCATCTGTGAGATCTGGCTTAGCGTCGACATGACCTGTTGCACATGTTCAATCCTTCATCTGTGCGTCATTGCTCTGGACAGGTATTGGGCAATCACAGATGCTATCGAATATGCcaggaaaagaacagcaaaaaggGCTGGGCTGATGATAGTCACCGTGTGGACTATCTCCATTTTCATATCAATGCCCCCTTTGTTTTGGAGAAATCACCACAGTGTCAGTATCCCCAGCGAGTGTCGCATTAAGCATGATCATGTCATCTACACTATTTATTCCACATTTGGGGCATTTTACATCCCCTTGACTTTGATCCTGATACTGTACTACAGAATTTATCATGCTGCGAAGAGCCTTTACCAAAAGCGGGGTTCAAGCCGCCACCTCAGCAACAGGAGCACTGACAGCCAAAACTCCTTTGCCAGCTGCAAGCTCACACAGACATTCTGCGTCTCGGACTTCTCCACATCTGACCCGACCACGGAATTTGATAAAATCAATGCATCTGTGAGGATCCCTCCTTTTGAGAATGACTTGGACCTGGCTGGTGACCGGCAGCAGATCTCCACGACACGGGAACGAAAGGCTGCTCGCATTCTGGGGCTGATTTTAGGTGCTTTCATTTTGTCCTGGTTGCCCTTTTTCATCAAAGAGCTGCTTGTGGGCCTCCACATTTGCACTGTCTCTCCAGAAGTAGCAGACTTCTTGACCTGGCTTGGATATGTCAACTCCCTTATCAACCCTTTGCTGTACACTAGCTTTAACGAAGACTTCAAGCTGGCCTTTAGAAAGCTCATCAGGTGTCGAGAACATACTTAA